A window from Pararge aegeria chromosome 6, ilParAegt1.1, whole genome shotgun sequence encodes these proteins:
- the LOC120624319 gene encoding uncharacterized protein LOC120624319 encodes MLSARVSLPCRPNVFLLIKHASTTPDARSIKHPNPNKITTDMVGPPDPVSNLRRVVFRKPINETSLERKYRKLRGEVQEWNQVFWTQHNSRFFKEREAYLRNNLPEGKTNLTADEMSVFYKAFLDKNWRAHLNYNREWYKKNMTLLMLALQVKFRKLFRIKMYIALKWLAGMVSAMWIGLCLVDLYLKDNAYVHLTKFNELNYLIPPLLKNTSILPKQKSIQETDKKNHPVHHNSLISQYITFIAGACLVIIYYRKNDLILYTSIKLKRLNKYDVKKHLRKYKILKNTATVEIIYVAILRILEISKGIFKKLRMYLLTINKKETTPKRDSQNVNIFLLKKLREYSQERRNWGHVIFAAIHENKNIRMRCQLEMLAKKRLVKHIEDTQKQIKENKSRYLTFQQLYLVTHQENNFLKSRVRKLTQDKEEAERNLIKLVNYVWQSKNNELKEYCTRFIVKTKDNLLNSDVRVEIDKFLTYTSKTTLSHQESNKSHYLSTIKEDNDNFREDMILVKDAPKLRGLPGESVWTVKDKDGLIEKLYEYETDFDSGDIIRRIRQYSVYYDKDCLLDVSSSTTLIQSTNIDLTNFCHQYINKRITGSQAFRNFLYTNKIISLPRTSAPVIY; translated from the exons ATGTTATCTGCCCGTGTTAGCTTGCCATGCAGGCCCAACGTATTCCTATTAATAAAACATGCAAGCACCACACCAGACGCGAGGTCGATAAAACATCCAAATCCGAATAAAATCACTACTGATATGGTAGGTCCACCAGATCCTGTGTCTAACTTGAGAAGAGTTGTATTCCGAAAGCCCATCAACGAAACTAGTCTAGAAAGGAAATACCGGAAGCTAAGGGGTGAAGTACAGGAGTGGAACCAAGTTTTTTGGACACAACATAATTCACGATTCTTTAAG GAAAGAGAAGCATATTTAAGAAACAACCTACCTGAAGGCAAAACCAATCTAACAGCTGATGAAATGAGTGTGTTCTATAAAGCTTTTTTAGACAAAAACTGGCGAGCTCATCTCAACTACAATAGGGAGTGGTACAAGAAGAATATGACTTTACTAATGCTAGCTTTACAGGTTAAATTTAGGAAATTGTTtagaataaaa atgtatatagccCTAAAGTGGTTGGCTGGCATGGTTTCAGCTATGTGGATAGGTCTGTGTTTGGTTGACCTCTATCTGAAGGATAATGCTTATGTGCATTTAACAA AATTCAACGAGCTAAATTATCTAATACCACCATTATTGAAAAATACTAGCATTTTACCTAAGCAGAAATCAATTCAAGAAACAGATAAAAAGAACCATCCTGTTCACCACAATAGTTTAATTTCACAATACATTACGTTCATTGCTGGTGCGTGTTtggttataatatattacagAAAGAACGACTTAATATTGTATacgagtataaaattaaaaagattaaataaatacgacGTTAAAAAGCATTtgcggaaatataaaattttgaaaaataccgCCACCGTCGAAATAATTTATGTTGCCATTTTGAGAATATTGGAAATCAGCAAGGgtatttttaagaaactaaGAATGTATCTgcttactataaataaaaaagagacaACGCCGAAACGTGATTcccaaaatgtaaatatatttttacttaagaaattaagagaatataGCCAAGAACGCAGGAACTGGGGTCACGTAATATTTGCGGCTAttcacgaaaataaaaatattagaatgcGATGTCAGTTGGAAATGTTGGCCAAAAAACGACTCGTTAAACACATAGAAGACACTCAAAAACAAATTAAGGAAAACAAATCACGATACCTGACCTTTCAACAACTGTATTTGGTAACACATCaggaaaataactttttaaaatcacGTGTTAGAAAACTAACACAAGATAAAGAGGAAGCTGAAAGAAATCttattaaattagtaaattATGTTTGGCAATCAAAAAACAATGAACTGAAGGAATATTGCACTCGTTTTATAGTAAAAACTAAAGATAACTTGCTAAATTCAGATGTAAGAGTGGAAATCGATAAATTTCTGACATACACAAGTAAAACAACACTTTCTCATCAGGAATCAAATAAGTCTCACTATCTTAGTACAATTAAAGAAGACAATGATAATTTCCGTGAAGACATGATTCTGGTTAAGGACGCTCCAAAATTAAGGGGTCTTCCTGGTGAATCTGTATGGACTGTTAAAGATAAAGATGGACTTATAGAGAAGTTGTATGAATACGAAACTGATTTTGATAGTGGTGACATTATTAGAAGAATAAGGCAATATTCGGTGTATTACGATAAAGATTGCTTATTAGACGTCTCTAG ttCAACAACTTTAATTCAGAGTACAAATATTGACTTGACAAATTTTTGTCACCAGTACATAAATAAACGCATAACTGGCTCTCAAGCTTTTCGAAATTTTTTATACACTAACAAAATTATTTCTCTCCCAAGAACGTCAGCGCCGGTTATTTATTga
- the LOC120624558 gene encoding DNA oxidative demethylase ALKBH2-like, whose protein sequence is MSQKILDIDLKSVTWKSTRKEGLNIEYSVPIPRTIADAVLQELEETITYFTGDLAKIKVFGKVYSLPRQQVAYGDPGITYRYSGTTVPALPWPQSVLSLRDFLFKLKGIKYDFVLINRYKNGSDHMGEHRDNEPDLDLTMPIASMSFGQERPFVLKHKDARKPGPQKINILPVIIKLEHGSVLLMNPPTNEIWYHSLPTRKKLLGPRINLTFRKMRVKNLMK, encoded by the exons atgtctCAAAAGATTTtagatatagatttaaaatCAGTCACATGGAAATCTACACGGAAAGAGGGCCTTAATATAGAATACTCTGTACCGATTCCTAGAACAATAGCCGATGCTGTGTTACAAGAGCTTGAAGAAACTATAACATATTTTACAGGAGATTTGGCGAAAATAAA GGTTTTCGGGAAAGTTTATTCTTTGCCACGTCAACAAGTAGCATACGGCGATCCTGGTATAACATACCGATACTCTGGAACCACAGTACCAGCACTGCCATGGCCACAGTCTGTTTTATCGTTAAGAgactttctttttaaactaaAGGGTATTAAATacgattttgttttaataaacag GTATAAAAATGGCTCAGATCATATGGGTGAACATAGGGATAACGAACCCGATTTAGACCTTACAATGCCTATTGCTTCAATGTCTTTTGGTCAAGAAAGACCATTTGTACTAAAACATAAGGATGCTAGGAAACCAGGgccacaaaaaataaatattttaccag taaTAATTAAGTTAGAACATGGAAGCGTGCTTTTAATGAATCCCCCGACGAACGAAATTTGGTATCACAGTTTGCCAACGCGAAAGAAACTTTTGGGTCCAAGAATAAACTTAACATTTCGTAAAATGCGAGTGAAGAATctcatgaaataa
- the LOC120624557 gene encoding tetratricopeptide repeat protein 30A has product MDYLQISDGQYTKTIYTMIKESRFEDAIKALNDAINFNPNRVGLSLLGYCYFRTQSFVEAANCYEQLSAMHPDVPEYKLYFAQALYEASMFEESYKVTMQVTAPELERKVIKLQSAIKYGEEDTISAKSFVDSYPLDDPDKDINLGCLLYKENQYEEALQKFSRSLNILGFNSHLHYNVALCYFRLKEYPQALKHITLVIERGIRDHPELAVGMQSEISEVKSVGNTLTLHETALTEVFNLKAAIEYQLKNIESAREALSDMPPRHEHELDAVTLHNLALTSIDMKPTDGFEKLHFLLQQDPFPPETFANLLLLYCKFEYYDLAADILAENAQFTYKYLTPYLYDFLDAIITSQTSPEEAFQKYEDIASKHAEQLRKLTKVVQESRSQGDNDQVKKAVVEYEEALERYIPVVMAQAKIYWDKENYGQVEKIFRKSVEFCNESDVWRLNVAHVLFMQENKYKEAASFYEPIVKKQYDNILDISAVVLANLCVSYIMTSQNEEAEDIMRKIEKEEEQQIFEDPQKKFYHLCIVNLVIGTLYCAKGNYEFGISRVIKSLEPFNKRLGTDTWFYAKRCFLSFLENLAKHLIVVKDNTIKECLQFLEGCETYGKRVSTVIETPFQEEDANNKAKQTVTYEARLLRYMFFKLRSIDDSVTVNKYEDLK; this is encoded by the exons ATggattatttacaaatatcagACGGTCAATACActaaaacaatatatacaatG ATAAAGGAATCGAGATTCGAAGATGCAATAAAAGCTCTCAACGACGCCATCAATTTTAACCCGAATAGAGTTGGGTTATCCTTGCTTGGATACTGCTACTTTCGAACACAATCTTTCGTAGAAGCAGCAAACTGCTATGAACAGTTGTCTGCAATGCACCCCGATGTACCAGAATACAAACTTTATTTCGCACAAGCCTTATATGAAGCTTCAATGTTTGAAGAGTCTTATAAAGTCACTATGCAAGTAACTGCACCAGAGCTAGAAAGGAAAGTAATAAAACTACAATCGGCTATCAAATACGGAGAAGAAGATACTATATCGGCCAAAAGTTTCGTTGACTCATATCCTTTAGATGATCCTGACAAAGACATAAATCTGGGATGTTTACTGTATAAAGAAAATCAATACGAGGAAGCGCTGCAAAAGTTTTCtagaagtttaaatattttaggctTCAATTCCCATCTCCACTACAATGTAGCGCTCTGCTATTTCAGATTAAAAGAATATCCACAAGCATTGAAGCATATTACTCTCGTTATCGAAAGAGGTATTCGAGACCATCCAGAGTTAGCTGTGGGCATGCAATCTGAGATTTCTGAAGTAAAATCAGTTGGAAATACATTGACACTTCATGAAACAGCGCTAACTGAAGTGTTTAATCTTAAAGCTGCTATTGAATACCAATTGAAAAACATTGAATCTGCAAGAGAAGCTTTGTCTGATATGCCTCCTCGCCATGAGCATGAGTTGGATGCAGTAACATTGCATAATTTAGCTCTTACATCGATTGATATGAAACCAACCGACGGATTTGAAaaactacattttttacttCAACAAGATCCTTTCCCACCTGAAACATTTGCCAATTTATTGCTTCTATACTGCAAATTTGAATATTACGATCTCGCTGCAGATATTTTAGCAGAAAATGCGcagtttacatataaatatttaacaccATATCTTTACGATTTTCTCGATGCAATAATAACAAGCCAAACGTCCCCTGAAGAAGCGTTTCAGAAATACGAAGATATTGCTTCAAAGCATGCAGAACAGTTAAGAAAACTTACAAAAGTCGTACAAGAAAGTCGTTCACAAGGTGACAACGACCAAGTTAAAAAGGCTGTTGTTGAATATGAAGAGGCTCTGGAAAGATATATTCCTGTTGTAATGGCACAAGCGAAAATATATTGGGACAAAGAAAATTATGGACAAGTTGAGAAAATATTTCGTAAATCAGTCGAATTCTGCAATGAGTCTGATGTTTGGCGCTTGAACGTAGCCCATGTATTATTTATGCAAGAAAACAAGTATAAAGAAGCAGCTAGTTTTTATGAACCAATCGTCAAAAAACAGTACGACAACATTTTAGATATAAGCGCTGTTGTTTTAGCTAATCTCTGCGTGTCGTACATAATGACTTCTCAAAATGAAGAAGCCGAGGATATCATGCGAAAGATAGAAAAGGAAGAAGAACAGCAGATATTCGAAGATCCACAGAAGAAGTTCTACCATTTATGTATTGTCAATCTGGTCATCGGCACTTTGTATTGTGCTAAGGGGAATTACGAGTTTGGAATATCGCGAGTGATAAAATCTTTGGAGCCTTTTAATAAGCGTCTCGGCACTGACACTTGGTTTTATGCAAAGAGGTGTTTCCTATCGTTCCTGGAAAATCTGGCGAAGCATTTAATTGTTGTCAAGGATAACACAATAAAGGAGTGCTTACAGTTTCTTGAAGGATGTGAGACGTATGGAAAACGGGTGTCCACAGTGATAGAAACTCCATTTCAAGAAGAAGACGCGAACAATAAAGCAAAACAAACAGTGACCTACGAAGCTAGACTTTTACGTTACATGTTTTTTAAGCTTCGAAGCATTGACGATTCTGTAACTGTTAATAAGTAtgaagatttaaaataa
- the LOC120624338 gene encoding uncharacterized protein LOC120624338, whose product MSDIQIETLITLVQERPVLWDKTEDVYKDKNLKLAAWREVCLILKPNFDELEEKERKQYGKLVSTKWNNIRDSWLKTVKKQKDESKSGSSAKKTRNYLYHEQLMFLKKVSEPRPPHESGSKKARTETEVGMESDFRSSLIKDKRTIDNKEVNEKMSKFLDSRMNPEKENHHLSFFKGIIPVLNTLTIEETLEFQASVLTMLQKIKSRNYERENYGHWRHYNQMTGPDQYTRSGYYTHPNQQATPTQDQHSGYSTTPIPSTSSQIPVNPVSPTASTHSIYSQESEYLDFEGF is encoded by the exons ATGAGcgacatacaaatagaaacttTAATTACGCTTGTCCAAGAGAGACCTGTTCTGTGGGACAAGACCGAAGATGTCTATAAAGACAAAAACTTAAAGTTAGCAGCATGGCGTGAAGTATGTTTAATACTGAAACCAAACTTCGATGAACtggaagaaaaagaaagaaaacagtacg gaaaacTGGTTTCAACTAAATGGAATAATATACGAGATTCATGGCTTAAGACggtgaaaaaacaaaaagatgaGTCTAAATCTGGATCTTCGGCCAAAAAGACacgaaattatttatatcacgagcaattaatgtttttgaaaaaGGTCTCCGAACCTCGACCGCCTCATGAGTCGGGTTCAAAAAAAGCAAGAACCGAGACTGAAGTAGGCATGGAATCAGATTTTCGTTCatctttaattaaagataaaagaacaATTGATAATAAAGAAGTAAATGAGAAGATGTCAAAGTTTTTGGATTCCAGAATGAACCCAGAAAAAGAAAACCATCATCTTTCTTTTTTCAAAGGCATTATACCAGTCTTGAACACTTTAACTATCGAAGAGACTTTAGAATTTCAAGCCAGCGTCCTGACAATgttgcaaaaaattaaaagtaggaATTATGAGAGAGAGAATTACGGACATTGGCGTCATTATAATCAGATGACCGGACCAGATCAGTATACTCGCTCTGGATACTACACACATCCTAATCAACAGGCGACACCTACGCAAGATCAACACTCTGGATACTCTACAACACCTATACCATCAACTTCTTCCCAAATTCCAGTGAATCCAGTTTCGCCAACAGCATCTACTCATTCCATATACTCCCAAGAGTCAGAATATTTAGATTTTGAAGGGTTTTAA
- the LOC120624337 gene encoding protein ALP1-like, with the protein MDDEIVVLWWWWYRRQNKRRKYWVHPILRERFTLGTFETLMGELRSDGSKFFNYFRMTTTTFDDLLGRLSPGIRVRNTSFRECICPEQRLAICLRYLASGCSFKEIHYSYRVGVSTISKIIKEMSNVIWESLQTDFLKLPDTEREWEDIALRFERKANFPHCIGAVDGKHIRILKPAKSGSMFFNYKEYYSFVLMAIVDSEYRFIFISVGSYGKECDSTILKDSIFWKKINDGTLNVPKPRPLHTNMHEELPFILVGDEGFALTPNLLRPYGGTHLNNDKKIFNYRLSRARRYVECAFGILANKWRILHRPIDLNVDTAIKVIKACTVLHNFVREKDGINFESYQNIENGQEQETRPVDRNGSTRGGPNANAIRTAFTNYFVSDIGSVPWQAAAIN; encoded by the exons ATGGACGACGAAATTGTTGTGTTGTGGTGGTGGTGGTACAGAAggcaaaataaaagaagaaagtatTGGGTACATCCTATTTTACGGGAAAGATTTACACTAGGGACATTTGAAACATTGATGGGTGAACTTAGAAGTGACGGATCAAAGTTCTTCAATTATTTTCGAATGACAACAACCACTTTTGACGATTTACTGGGACGACTTTCACCAGGCATAAGAGTACGAAATACAAGTTTTAGAGAATGTATTTGCCCAGAACAAAGATTGGCCATTTGTTTAAg ATATTTAGCTTCAGGATGTTCATTCAAAGAAATACATTACTCATACAGAGTAGGCGTTTCgacaataagtaaaataataaaagaaatgagcAACGTCATTTGGGAAAGCCTACAGACAGATTTTCTTAAGCTGCCTGATACTGAGAGAGAATGGGAGGACATCGCTTTAAGATTCGAAAGAAAAGCCAACTTTCCTCACTGTATTGGAGCAGTAGATGGCAAACATATTAGAATTTTGAAGCCAGCCAAGAGTGGTTCTATGTTCTTTAATTACAAGGAATATTATTCTTTTGTATTAATGGCAATTGTCGATTCAGAGTaccgatttatttttatcagtgtGGGCTCGTATGGCAAGGAATGCGATTCCACTATATTAAAGGATAgtatattttggaaaaaaatcaaTGATGGTACTTTAAATGTACCAAAGCCTCGACCACTTCATACAAACATGCACGAGGAATTACCGTTTATACTAGTTGGCGATGAAGGCTTTGCTTTAACACCTAATCTCCTACGTCCATATGGAGGTACACATTTGAATAatgataaaaagatttttaactatagATTAAGTCGAGCACGAAGGTACGTTGAGTGCGCTTTTGGTATTCTAGCAAATAAGTGGCGAATACTCCATCGGCCTATAGATCTGAACGTAGACACagcaattaaagtaattaaagctTGTACAGTCTTACATAATTTTGTTAGAGAAAAAGACGGTATAAATTTTGAAAGTTaccaaaatatagaaaatggacaaGAACAAGAAACGAGACCCGTGGATCGAAATGGGTCGACTCGAGGTGGCCCTAATGCCAATGCTATACGAACAGcatttactaattattttgtttcggATATTGGTTCCGTTCCGTGGCAGGCAGcagctataaattaa